Proteins found in one Panicum hallii strain FIL2 chromosome 4, PHallii_v3.1, whole genome shotgun sequence genomic segment:
- the LOC112891043 gene encoding uncharacterized protein LOC112891043 → MLHLQKHLGISFRHQWLFSVTRFAATAASAPSADPAPFAVEGYLVASCHLTRDKARKASKAKALSHLKSPSNPDTVLAFLSGLGLSPPDIAAAVVRDPALLLCKVDKTLAPRLAELRDFGLSPSQIAQLVLLAPTRFRHPDIVSKLQYYIPFFGSFHDFIRALKKSSYLLGVDLESVVKPNVSCLRECSLSAHEISKMCIIQPRLLYSKQESVRAMLARAEDIGIPRGTTMFRHALQFVAGRSKETISCKMELLKKTFRWSDAEVARVVSRNPSVLTISEDIAWRVSEFLHSEVGLDPEYIARRPSLIKYSLEGRLMPRHYVVKFLKVNGLLRHDRDYYTALKWTEKVFVEKFINPYREAAPHLAEDYADACRGKMPSRFRLQEPGAGLASV, encoded by the coding sequence ATGCTCCACCTCCAGAAACATCTTGGCATCTCATTCCGCCACCAATGGCTCTTCTCCGTCACCCGATTCGCCGCCACCGCGGCATCCGCACCCTCGGCTGACCCCGCCCCGTTCGCCGTCGAGGGCTACCTCGTCGCCTCTTGCCATCTCACCCGGGACAAGGCCCGTAAGGCTTCCAAGGCCAAGGCGCTCTCCCATCTCAAGTCCCCTTCAAATCCCGACACCGTGCTCGCCTTCCTCTCCGGCCTCGGCCTCTCGCCCCCCgacatcgccgccgccgtcgtccgcgACCCGGCACTCCTCCTCTGCAAGGTAGACAAGACCCTCGCCCCGCGCCTCGCCGAGCTCCGCGATTTCGGCCTCTCGCCCTCCCAGATCGCTCAACTCGTCTTGCTAGCCCCTACACGCTTCCGCCATCCCGACATCGTCTCGAAGCTCCAGTACTACATCCCCTTCTTCGGCTCCTTCCATGACTTCATTCGTGCGCTCAAGAAAAGCTCCTACCTCCTGGGCGTTGATCTGGAGAGTGTGGTCAAGCCCAATGTCTCGTGCCTGCGCGAGTGCTCGCTAAGTGCTCACGAGATTTCCAAGATGTGCATCATCCAGCCGAGGCTGCTCTACAGCAAACAGGAGAGTGTCCGGGCGATGTTGGCGCGTGCTGAGGACATCGGCATACCTCGTGGCACCACAATGTTCCGGCATGCGTTGCAATTTGTTGCGGGCCGCAGCAAGGAGACTATCAGTTGCAAGATGGAGCTATTGAAGAAGACATTCCGGTGGTCTGATGCTGAAGTGGCTCGTGTAGTGTCCAGGAACCCGTCGGTGCTTACAATCTCTGAAGATATAGCATGGCGTGTCTCAGAGTTCCTGCACTCTGAGGTCGGATTGGATCCAGAGTACATTGCTCGGAGACCATCATTAATCAAGTATAGTCTGGAGGGCCGCCTCATGCCCCGCCACTATGTTGTGAAGTTTCTTAAGGTAAATGGATTGTTGAGGCATGACCGGGACTACTACACCGCACTCAAGTGGACTGAAAAGGTCTTCGTGGAGAAGTTCATAAATCCTTACAGGGAAGCTGCACCGCACCTCGCTGAAGATTACGCTGATGCATGTAGAGGGAAAATGCCCTCTAGATTTAGATTGCAGGAGCCAGGTGCTGGATTAGCAAGTGTGTAA
- the LOC112889902 gene encoding uncharacterized protein LOC112889902 — translation MSWPALLGHATTLTLPTTGASARLLRPGARQLLVRGISRAAAATPHAAASPGIACSRHSSVAAAPSTSPRHAGGACDLVALTLTASAVAVSACLIFFAAIRSMLACKREAEFLEKYFDSARKKLPESMASLRLVGREFGDLAADLSDLSQEMTKGVRSSMSIVHTADAQLHQPTPSALPGTARRMYNQKKVAEEPLLASTLRDLRELIKGIRSGLGATAGMADLFMWASNFFGSKRSKKRS, via the exons ATGTCGTGGCCTGCGCTCCTCGGCCACGCTACAACGCTCACGCTCCCGACCACCGGCGCCTCCGCGCGCCTCCTCCGTCCCGGCGCCCGGCAACTCCTCGTCCGCGGTATATCCAGAGCCGCCGCTGCGACGCCTCACGCCGCCGCATCCCCGGGCATCGCCTGCTCCCGCCACTCAtccgtggccgccgccccctccaccTCCCCACGGCATGCAGGCGGCGCCTGCGACCTCGTGGCGCTCACCCTCACTGCTTCCGCG GTTGCAGTATCTGCATGCTTGATATTCTTTGCGGCAATTCGCTCTATGCTG GCATGTAAGAGGGAGGCAGAGTTTCTCGAGAAATACTTTGATTCAGCAAGAAAGAAACTACCTGAATCTATGGCTTCATTGAGACTGGTTGGACGGGAGTTCGGTGACTTGGCTGCGGATCTTAGTGATCTAAG TCAAGAAATGACAAAGGGTGTAAGAAGTTCCATGAGCATCGTTCATACTGCCGATGCTCAACTTCACCAGCCGACGCCCTCTGCCCTGCCAG GGACCGCGCGGAGGATGTATAATCAGAAGAAGGTGGCAGAGGAGCCGTTGCTGGCTAGCACCTTGAGAGATCTGCGTGAGTTGATTAAAGGCATCCGATCAGGACTTGGAGCAACGGCCGGAATGGCCGACCTTTTCATGTGGGCCTCGAACTTTTTTGGTTCAAAGCGCAGTAAGAAACGCTCATAG
- the LOC112889611 gene encoding shikimate kinase 2, chloroplastic-like, with protein sequence MEVGASMAMQSRAPGVGAGAGGRRSAFLGWEKQARAGSLRVGAGTAGAAAVAVRARGTKPVAPLRCVRASRGNESLHNSVDEALLLKRKSEEVLFHLNGRCIYLVGMMGSGKSTVGKILAEVLGYSFFDSDKLVEQAVGMPSVAEIFKVHSEAFFRENESSVLRDLSSMRRLVVATGGGAVIRPINWNYMNKGLSVWLDVPLDALAKRIAQVGTASRPLLDQPSDDPYTAAFTKLSMLAEQRGDAYANADARVSLEEIAAKQGHGDVSKLTPTDIAIEALLKIGNFVAEHPKTYGQVGNLQADSQSRRIQAL encoded by the exons ATGGAGGTGGGCGCGAGCATGGCGATGCAGTCGCGCGCGCCTGGCGTCGGTGCCGGGGCCGGCGGGCGCCGGAGCGCGTTCCTCGGCTGGGAGAAGCAGGCCCGGGCGGGGAGCCTGCGTGTTGGAGCTGGAACTGCCGGAGCGGCTGCCGTCGCTGTTCGGGCTCGCGGGACCAAACCCGTCGCCCCGCTGCGCTGCGTCAGGGCATCTCGAG GCAATGAGAGCTTGCATAACTCAGTTGACGAGGCCCTTTTGTTGAAG AGGAAATCAGAAGAAGTTCTGTTCCACTTGAATGGGCGCTGCATTTACCTAGTTG GAATGATGGGCTCTGGAAAGAGCACGGTTGGGAAGATCTTGGCTGAAGTTCTGGGTTATTCATTCTTTGACAGTGATAAGTTAGTAGAGCAAGCAGTTGGCATGCCTTCAGTTGCTGAAATATTTAAGGTTCATAGTGAAGCGTTTTTCAGAGAGAATGAG AGTAGTGTCTTGAGGGATTTGTCCTCAATGCGGCGATTAGTTGTTGCAACTGGAGGGGGTGCTGTTATTAGGCCAATCAACTG GAATTACATGAATAAAGGTCTATCTGTTTGGTTGGATGTGCCTTTGGACGCACTTGCAAAACGTATTGCTCAAGTGGGGACTGCTTCTCGTCCTCTTCTAGACCAGCCATCTGACGATCCATACACAGCG GCTTTCACAAAACTAAGCATGCTCGCGGAGCAAAGAGGTGATGCTTATGCAAATGCTGATGCAAGAGTTTCTCTTGAAG AGATTGCAGCTAAGCAGGGCCACGGTGATGTTTCTAAGCTCACACCAACCGATATCGCCATCGAG GCGCTACTCAAGATTGGGAACTTCGTCGCTGAGCATCCGAAAACCTATGGCCAAGTTGGCAACTTACAAGCTGATTCTCAGAGCCGAAGGATACAGGCCTTGTAG